In the Drosophila takahashii strain IR98-3 E-12201 chromosome 3R, DtakHiC1v2, whole genome shotgun sequence genome, one interval contains:
- the LOC108056904 gene encoding uncharacterized protein: MGKKKQQKQQTDAAPVEVAPLVEQHPQEEDTSTEVFLWLLAFSVLMFTLPFLGFYGVRSWLQESFPHLDVFTVNCWSVLTAVLVVNLVVAMYVLKAFREKPPPPLQQVQQQEEEEPEAVENKKEQ, translated from the coding sequence ATGGGCAAAAAGAAGCAGCAGAAACAACAGACTGATGCTGCTCCAGTAGAGGTTGCTCCTCTGGTGGAACAGCATCCCCAGGAGGAGGACACCAGCACCGAGGTCTTCCTCTGGCTGCTGGCCTTCAGTGTTCTCATGTTCACGCTGCCCTTCTTGGGCTTCTACGGGGTGCGCAGCTGGCTGCAGGAGTCCTTCCCGCACTTGGACGTCTTTACGGTCAACTGTTGGTCGGTACTCACGGCTGTTCTGGTCGTAAACCTAGTGGTGGCCATGTATGTGCTCAAGGCCTTCCGCGAGAAGCCTCCTCCGCCATTGCAGCAggtgcagcagcaggaggaggaagagCCTGAAGCTGTGGAGAACAAGAAGGAGCAGTAA
- the LOC108056519 gene encoding mitochondrial import inner membrane translocase subunit TIM44 isoform X1: MRATSCRPIPSIDFRIVRCFYRPRRLNKYYDIYRIAALARDRACLFTCQQASQNLQQQQPRFYSAPGRRAGFFSQFFDNMKSEMDKNKEIKDNIRKFREEAQKLEESDALKSARQKFNIVESEAQKSSSKLKEQLGAIKERVGDVLDDASKSDLAKKVTEELSKKARGVSDTITDTSGKLGQSSAFQAISSTTTIIKKEMDNASIDNRVYRAPAQLRKRVQLDMSDSDRVVEPNTEATGVELHKDSKFYESWENFKNNNTYVNKVLDWKVKYDESENPVIRASRLLTDKVSDVMGGLFSKTELSETMTELVKIDPSFDQKDFLHDCETDIIPNILESIVRGDLEILKDWCFESTFNIIATPIKEAKKAGMYLDSKILDIENIELAMGKVMEQGPVLIITFQAQQIMCVRDQKNQVVEGDPEKVMRVHYVWVLCRDRNELNPKAAWRLMELSANSQEQFV, encoded by the exons ATGAGGGCGACCAGTTGCAGACCAATTCCATCGATTGACTTTCGGATTGTGAGATGTTTCTATCGGCCACGACGATTGAACAAATATTACGATATT TACAGAATAGCTGCCCTTGCGCGGGATCGCGCCTGTCTCTTCACCTGCCAGCAGGCGTCGCAgaatctgcagcagcagcag CCCCGCTTTTATAGCGCGCCAGGTCGCAGGGCCGGCTTCTTCTCGCAGTTCTTCGACAACATGAAGTCGGAGATGGACAAGAACAAGGAGATCAAGGACAACATCCGGAAGTTCCGCGAGGAGGCCCAGAAGCTGGAGGAGTCGGATGCCCTCAAGTCGGCGCGACAGAAGTTCAACATTGTCGAGTCGGAGGCGCAGAAGTCGTCCAGCAAGCTGAAGGAGCAGCTGGGCGCCATCAAAGAGCGCGTGGGCGATGTCCTGGACGACGCCAGCAAGTCGGACCTGGCCAAGAAGGTCACCGAGGAGCTGTCGAAGAAGGCCAGGGGCGTCAGCGACACGATCACCGACACCAGCGGCAAGCTGGGCCAGTCCAGCGCCTTCCAGGCCATATCCAGCACGACGACGATCATCAAGAAGGAGATGGACAACGCGAGCATAGATAACCGGGTCTACCGGGCGCCTGCCCAGCTGCGCAAGCGCGTCCAACTGGACATGAGCGACAGCGATCGCGTTGTGGAGCCCAACACGGAGGCAACAG GCGTGGAGCTCCACAAGGATTCCAAGTTCTACGAATCGTGGGAGAACttcaagaacaacaacacctACGTGAACAAGGTGCTCGACTGGAAGGTGAAGTACGACGAGTCGGAGAATCCCGTGATCCGTGCCTCCCGCCTGCTCACCGACAAAGTGTCCGACGTGATGGGCGGCCTCTTCTCGAAGACGGAGCTCTCCGAAACGATGACGGAGCTGGTGAAGATCGATCCGAGCTTCGATCAGAAGGACTTCCTGCACGACTGCGAAACGGACATCATTCCAAACATCCTGGAGTCGATTGTCCGGGGCGATTTGGAGATCCTAAAGGACTGGTGCTTCGAGAGCACGTTCAACATTATTGCGACGCCCATCAAGGAGGCGAAGAAGGCCGGCATGTATCTGGACTCGAAGATCCTCGACATCGAGAACATCGAGCTGGCCATGGGCAAGGTGATGGAGCAGGGACCCGTGCTGATAATCACCTTCCAGGCGCAGCAGATCATGTGCGTGCGCGACCAGAAGAACCAGGTGGTCGAGGGCGATCCGGAGAAGGTGATGCGGGTGCACTACGTCTGGGTGCTGTGCCGCGACCGCAACGAACTCAACCCCAAGGCTGCCTGGCGGCTGATGGAGCTGTCGGCCAACAGCCAGGAGCAATTTGTTTAG
- the LOC108057502 gene encoding uncharacterized protein, which yields MALRKSFALCSALLLVLLLLAESHAKPSQDLSVSPTQAEELKDLERVSKNKTAVVEDTSLNSDSDAESEEQPKRSFPHRDEDQLNSATNLVLAGNYKYDVEILESGDADQDDSNMDDMDDLEERFKGRGVVFSTDTETFASENIEVTPVDVQADAVSQGHVLLGIVVVALALVSIALYAGLVIWRSHLEQRYGMRERLVNRDLEEEAGGADDVDYHVYAPTTTPRA from the exons ATGGCTCTGCGGAAAAGTTTCGCCCTCTGCAGCGCGCTTCTGTtggttctgctgctgctggcagaGT CCCATGCCAAGCCCTCGCAGGATTTGAGTGTGAGTCCAACGCAGGCGGAGGAGCTAAAAGATCTGGAGAGGGTGTCCAAAAATAAGACAGCTGTCGTGGAG gatACTTCCTTGAATTCCGACTCAGATGCGGAATCGGAGGAGCAGCCGAAGCGATCGTTTCCCCACCGCGACGAAGACCAACTGAACTCGGCCACCAACTTGGTGCTGGCCGGGAACTACAAGTACGATGTGGAGATCCTAGAATCCGGAGACGCTGACCAGGATGACAGTAATATGGATGACATGGACGACCTGGAGGAGCGTTTCAAGGGACGCGGCGTCGTTTTCAGCACGGACACCGAGACCTTTGCCTCCGAGAACATCGAGGTGACACCGGTGGATGTGCAAGCGGATGCGGTTAGCCAGGGACACGTGCTGCTCGGCATCGTGGTGGTGGCACTGGCCTTGGTTTCCATCGCCCTGTACGCCGGCCTGGTCATATGGCGCTCGCACCTGGA GCAGCGGTATGGAATGCGCGAACGGTTGGTCAACCGGGATCTGGAGGAGGAAGCGGGCGGAGCGGATGATGTCGATTATCACGTATACGCCCCGACTACGACGCCTAGGGCGTAG
- the nanos gene encoding protein nanos isoform X2, translated as MFRSNLEGSGAAADNFAAFHARGGLNMLGLQDMYLDTSGANSTATLSPPSTPLTPLTPDPSTAQSTHFPLLADSAASANSLLLQRQYHYHLLLQQQQQQLALAQHQLALAASAAAASANHQQKDEIARSLKIFAQLTTGAAENAAGSMQDVMQEFATNGYVSDDISRFSYASAPPQAQTPLPAQPQQQQQLQGMHMPLGRNPGQPQSNGSNLMSVATPLATQWLHNYREQLNNVWRHMSYMPNSNNSVGQSQASVTMSPNLGVGMGLGLPVQADQLRGASNPSNNINNKVHKQRYNNSKAKEISRHCVFCENNNEPEAVVNSHTVRDNFNRVLCPKLRTYVCPICGASGDSAHTIKYCPKKPIITMEDAIKAESFRLAKSSYYKQQMKV; from the exons ATGTTCCGCAGCAACTTGGAAGGCAGTGGCGCAGCAGCA GACAACTTTGCGGCATTCCACGCAAGAGGAGGACTCAACATGCTGGGCCTGCAGGACATGTACTTGGACACCAGTGGCGCCAACTCGACGGCCACTCTGAGTCCGCCCAGCACTCCCCTGACGCCGCTGACCCCTGACCCGTCGACTGCCCAGTCGACGCACTTCCCCCTGCTCGCGGACAGCGCCGCCTCTGCCAACAGCCTGCTGCTGCAGCGCCAGTACCACTACCACTTGctgctccagcagcagcaacaacaactggcCCTGGCGCAGCACCAATTGGCCTTGGCTgcctcggcggcggcggccagtGCGAATCATCAGCAGAAGGACGAAATCGCAAGATCTTTGAAAATCTTTGCGCAGCTGACTACGGGCGCAGCAG AAAACGCGGCTGGTTCCATGCAGGACGTAATGCAGGAGTTCGCAACCAACGGCTATGTGAGCGATGATATCAGCCGCTTTTCCTACGCTAGTGCTCCGCCACAGGCTCAGACGCCTCTGCCggcgcagccgcagcagcagcaacaactacaGGGGATGCACATGCCACTGGGACGCAATCCTGGCCAGCCGCAGTCCAATGGATCGAACCTGATGTCCGTGGCCACTCCGCTGGCCACCCAATGGCTGCACAATTACCGCGAGCAGCTGAACAACGTGTGGCGTCACATGTCCTATATGCCCAATTCTAATAATTCCGTGGGTCAGTCCCAAGCATCAGTTACCATGTCCCCCAATCTCGGCGTGGGAATGGGTCTTGGATTGCCCGTGCAGGCCGACCAGCTGCGCGGTGCCTCCAATCCCAGCAACAATATTAACAACAAGGTGCATAAGCAGCGATACAATAACAGCAAGGCCAAAGAG ATCAGCCGCCACTGCGTCTTTTGTGAGAACAACAACGAACCAGAGGCGGTGGTCAACAGCCACACAGTGCGAGACAACTTCAACCGAGTGCTGTGCCCCAAGCTGCGCACCTACGTCTGCCCCATCTGCGGGGCATCTGGGGACTCGGCGCACACCATTAAGTACTGCCCCAAGAAGCCGATCATCACGATGGAGGATGCCATCAAGGCGGAGTCTTTCCGCCTGGCCAAGAGCAGTTACTACAAGCAGCAGATGAAGGTCTAG
- the Nsun5 gene encoding 28S rRNA (cytosine-C(5))-methyltransferase, with protein sequence MSKKPHSVKVPTQYRATAKILKSALQQRKSIKALIAEEKHARVRSLQAVLKHYSDNRGAIESAIEQAGLLKDNPSLEPCLAKVLVTELIFGRKQLNGDSRPVQTVRSYQEKLQQAVSGAGIQKKAPNPRYVRINTNLYSLAEALEHLAGEEWRRKEIPADASYDDFLKAVKSMEEDEFMIDMHVEGVLIFHPKWGSYWVTHDLVRTKKFILQNKATCLAAELLAPPVGSTVLDMCAAPGMKTTHLCNVMQNKGRIYAVEQSADRYRDLCDITEQAGCEIVSPTFGDVLTFLPDRFPGVEYILVDPSCSGSGMQNRITVCDEPKDDRRLYLLAGLQIKILSHAMNAFPDVKRIAYCTCSLWKEENEQVVQRCLQINPSFKLLSCKKALRNKWNNVGDKEYPKIGKNCLYALPDSDLTDGIFLALFEKRREGEKD encoded by the exons ATGAGTAAAAAACCGCATTCCGTGAAAGTTCCCACCCAATACAGGGCGACCGCCAAGATTCTGAAGTCGGCGCTGCAGCAGAGGAAGTCCATCAAGGCCCTGATAGCGGAGGAGAAGCATGCG CGTGTTCGCAGTTTGCAGGCGGTGCTGAAACATTATAGCGATAATCGCGGTGCCATCGAGAGCGCCATCGAGCAAGCGGGACTGCTCAAGGATAACCCGAGTTTGGAGCCCTGTTTGGCCAAGGTTTTGGTCACCGAACTGATCTTCGGCCGCAAGCAGCTGAACGGCGACAGCAGACCCGTGCAGACGGTGCGAAGTTACCAGGAGAAGCTGCAGCAGGCGGTCAGTGGAGCCGGAATCCAGAAGAAAG CTCCCAATCCCCGGTATGTGCGCATCAACACGAATCTGTACAGTTTGGCGGAGGCCCTGGAGCATTTGGCAGGCGAGGAGTGGCGTCGCAAGGAAATTCCGGCGGACGCGAGCTACGATGATTTCCTAAAGGCCGTAAAATCTATGGAGGAGGATGAATTTATGATCGACATGCATGTGGAGGGCGTGCTTATCTTCCATCCCAAGTGGGGAAGCTATTGGGTAACCCATGACCTGGTGCGCACCAAGAAGTTTATACTGCAGAACAAGGCCACCTGCCTGGCTGCCGAGCTACTGGCTCCGCCAGTGGGTTCCACTGTGCTGGACATGTGCGCCGCACCGGGAATGAAGACGACGCACTTGTGCAACGTGATGCAAAACAAAGGACGCATCTATGCGGTGGAACAGTCCGCCGATCGCTACAGGGATCTGTGCGATATAACCGAGCAGGCTGGCTGCGAGATTGTGTCCCCCACTTTTGGCGATGTCTTGACCTTTT TACCCGATCGCTTTCCGGGCGTGGAGTACATCCTGGTGGACCCCAGTTGCTCGGGCAGCGGAATGCAGAACCGCATCACCGTGTGCGACGAGCCAAAGGACGACAGACGGCTGTACCTCTTGGCTGGTTTGCAGATCAAAATATTGTCCCACGCAATGAACGCGTTTCCCGACGTCAAGCGTATCGCCTACTGCACCTGTTCGCTGTGGAAGGAGGAGAATGAACAGGTGGTGCAGCGCTGCCTGCAGATCAATCCATCCTTTAAGCTCCTCAGCTGCAAGAAGGCGCTGCGCAACAAGTGGAACAATGTGGGCGACAAGGAGTACCCCAAGATAGGCAAGAACTGCCTATACGCTCTGCCGGATAGCGATCTTACCGATGGCATCTTCTTGGCCCTCTTCGAAAAGCGCCGCGAAGGAGAAAAAGATTAG
- the LOC108056519 gene encoding mitochondrial import inner membrane translocase subunit TIM44 isoform X2 produces the protein MYRIAALARDRACLFTCQQASQNLQQQQPRFYSAPGRRAGFFSQFFDNMKSEMDKNKEIKDNIRKFREEAQKLEESDALKSARQKFNIVESEAQKSSSKLKEQLGAIKERVGDVLDDASKSDLAKKVTEELSKKARGVSDTITDTSGKLGQSSAFQAISSTTTIIKKEMDNASIDNRVYRAPAQLRKRVQLDMSDSDRVVEPNTEATGVELHKDSKFYESWENFKNNNTYVNKVLDWKVKYDESENPVIRASRLLTDKVSDVMGGLFSKTELSETMTELVKIDPSFDQKDFLHDCETDIIPNILESIVRGDLEILKDWCFESTFNIIATPIKEAKKAGMYLDSKILDIENIELAMGKVMEQGPVLIITFQAQQIMCVRDQKNQVVEGDPEKVMRVHYVWVLCRDRNELNPKAAWRLMELSANSQEQFV, from the exons ATG TACAGAATAGCTGCCCTTGCGCGGGATCGCGCCTGTCTCTTCACCTGCCAGCAGGCGTCGCAgaatctgcagcagcagcag CCCCGCTTTTATAGCGCGCCAGGTCGCAGGGCCGGCTTCTTCTCGCAGTTCTTCGACAACATGAAGTCGGAGATGGACAAGAACAAGGAGATCAAGGACAACATCCGGAAGTTCCGCGAGGAGGCCCAGAAGCTGGAGGAGTCGGATGCCCTCAAGTCGGCGCGACAGAAGTTCAACATTGTCGAGTCGGAGGCGCAGAAGTCGTCCAGCAAGCTGAAGGAGCAGCTGGGCGCCATCAAAGAGCGCGTGGGCGATGTCCTGGACGACGCCAGCAAGTCGGACCTGGCCAAGAAGGTCACCGAGGAGCTGTCGAAGAAGGCCAGGGGCGTCAGCGACACGATCACCGACACCAGCGGCAAGCTGGGCCAGTCCAGCGCCTTCCAGGCCATATCCAGCACGACGACGATCATCAAGAAGGAGATGGACAACGCGAGCATAGATAACCGGGTCTACCGGGCGCCTGCCCAGCTGCGCAAGCGCGTCCAACTGGACATGAGCGACAGCGATCGCGTTGTGGAGCCCAACACGGAGGCAACAG GCGTGGAGCTCCACAAGGATTCCAAGTTCTACGAATCGTGGGAGAACttcaagaacaacaacacctACGTGAACAAGGTGCTCGACTGGAAGGTGAAGTACGACGAGTCGGAGAATCCCGTGATCCGTGCCTCCCGCCTGCTCACCGACAAAGTGTCCGACGTGATGGGCGGCCTCTTCTCGAAGACGGAGCTCTCCGAAACGATGACGGAGCTGGTGAAGATCGATCCGAGCTTCGATCAGAAGGACTTCCTGCACGACTGCGAAACGGACATCATTCCAAACATCCTGGAGTCGATTGTCCGGGGCGATTTGGAGATCCTAAAGGACTGGTGCTTCGAGAGCACGTTCAACATTATTGCGACGCCCATCAAGGAGGCGAAGAAGGCCGGCATGTATCTGGACTCGAAGATCCTCGACATCGAGAACATCGAGCTGGCCATGGGCAAGGTGATGGAGCAGGGACCCGTGCTGATAATCACCTTCCAGGCGCAGCAGATCATGTGCGTGCGCGACCAGAAGAACCAGGTGGTCGAGGGCGATCCGGAGAAGGTGATGCGGGTGCACTACGTCTGGGTGCTGTGCCGCGACCGCAACGAACTCAACCCCAAGGCTGCCTGGCGGCTGATGGAGCTGTCGGCCAACAGCCAGGAGCAATTTGTTTAG
- the nanos gene encoding protein nanos isoform X1 → MFRSNLEGSGAAAVSEDPPFPAPSPHIKFPSFQDNFAAFHARGGLNMLGLQDMYLDTSGANSTATLSPPSTPLTPLTPDPSTAQSTHFPLLADSAASANSLLLQRQYHYHLLLQQQQQQLALAQHQLALAASAAAASANHQQKDEIARSLKIFAQLTTGAAENAAGSMQDVMQEFATNGYVSDDISRFSYASAPPQAQTPLPAQPQQQQQLQGMHMPLGRNPGQPQSNGSNLMSVATPLATQWLHNYREQLNNVWRHMSYMPNSNNSVGQSQASVTMSPNLGVGMGLGLPVQADQLRGASNPSNNINNKVHKQRYNNSKAKEISRHCVFCENNNEPEAVVNSHTVRDNFNRVLCPKLRTYVCPICGASGDSAHTIKYCPKKPIITMEDAIKAESFRLAKSSYYKQQMKV, encoded by the exons ATGTTCCGCAGCAACTTGGAAGGCAGTGGCGCAGCAGCAGTAAGTGAGGACCCCCCTTTCCCCGCTCCCTCTCCTCACATAAAATTCCCCTCGTTCCAGGACAACTTTGCGGCATTCCACGCAAGAGGAGGACTCAACATGCTGGGCCTGCAGGACATGTACTTGGACACCAGTGGCGCCAACTCGACGGCCACTCTGAGTCCGCCCAGCACTCCCCTGACGCCGCTGACCCCTGACCCGTCGACTGCCCAGTCGACGCACTTCCCCCTGCTCGCGGACAGCGCCGCCTCTGCCAACAGCCTGCTGCTGCAGCGCCAGTACCACTACCACTTGctgctccagcagcagcaacaacaactggcCCTGGCGCAGCACCAATTGGCCTTGGCTgcctcggcggcggcggccagtGCGAATCATCAGCAGAAGGACGAAATCGCAAGATCTTTGAAAATCTTTGCGCAGCTGACTACGGGCGCAGCAG AAAACGCGGCTGGTTCCATGCAGGACGTAATGCAGGAGTTCGCAACCAACGGCTATGTGAGCGATGATATCAGCCGCTTTTCCTACGCTAGTGCTCCGCCACAGGCTCAGACGCCTCTGCCggcgcagccgcagcagcagcaacaactacaGGGGATGCACATGCCACTGGGACGCAATCCTGGCCAGCCGCAGTCCAATGGATCGAACCTGATGTCCGTGGCCACTCCGCTGGCCACCCAATGGCTGCACAATTACCGCGAGCAGCTGAACAACGTGTGGCGTCACATGTCCTATATGCCCAATTCTAATAATTCCGTGGGTCAGTCCCAAGCATCAGTTACCATGTCCCCCAATCTCGGCGTGGGAATGGGTCTTGGATTGCCCGTGCAGGCCGACCAGCTGCGCGGTGCCTCCAATCCCAGCAACAATATTAACAACAAGGTGCATAAGCAGCGATACAATAACAGCAAGGCCAAAGAG ATCAGCCGCCACTGCGTCTTTTGTGAGAACAACAACGAACCAGAGGCGGTGGTCAACAGCCACACAGTGCGAGACAACTTCAACCGAGTGCTGTGCCCCAAGCTGCGCACCTACGTCTGCCCCATCTGCGGGGCATCTGGGGACTCGGCGCACACCATTAAGTACTGCCCCAAGAAGCCGATCATCACGATGGAGGATGCCATCAAGGCGGAGTCTTTCCGCCTGGCCAAGAGCAGTTACTACAAGCAGCAGATGAAGGTCTAG